A genomic stretch from Sceloporus undulatus isolate JIND9_A2432 ecotype Alabama chromosome 5, SceUnd_v1.1, whole genome shotgun sequence includes:
- the LOC121930548 gene encoding solute carrier family 2, facilitated glucose transporter member 11-like, translating to MILILGIGGSFPYGFHISVINYPSVHIRRFINATWTERHGVPLPPDTVQLLWSLIVSVYGAGGLLGSVCCGYLTTKYRKKKCQMAANGIMMAAAVSMGLSKAAGSFEMILLGRFLYGIGIGFSFNIHPQYVGEISPKELRGFANATVAVFLTLGKVAGQVAGLRELLGGESLWPFLLALTGVTALAQAAALPCCPDSPAYLLIQKGDEGAFLKAVRFLWGPGADLRPEADDLRRERHLRPPPPPSPSSSGAEAKKALRVMEVLRDRSLRWQLYVTLAVMTTLQLCGINAIYFYSFEVFRTAAFEEEVIPYLALGVGICECLSSILCSSLIERFGRKRLLWGGYGSMVVVLALLTATLSLQHRFFWMHYFSVLLIFLFVLFYGIGPSGATIAVMVEMFSQAFRPSAFILVGVINWAGLFILGMGFPFLVESLGPFCFLLFMAILSASGVFIYFFLPETKGKSILEITAEFNKLNYSQRGKSGFFPKEDPAAVCTRL from the exons ATGATCCTGATCCTGGGGATCGGGGGGAGCTTCCCGTATGGATTCCACATCTCTGTGATCAACTATCCCTCCGTG CATATTAGGAGGTTCATCAATGCCACCTGGACCGAGCGGCACGGCGTCCCTCTCCCTCCGGACACGGTCCAGCTCCTCTGGTCACTCATCGTCTCAGTCTATGGGGCCGGAGGCCTCCTGGGAAGCGTCTGCTGTGGGTACCTGACCACCAAGTACAGAAA GAAGAAGTGCCAGATGGCGGCCAACGGGATCATGATGGCGGCCGCTGTTTCCATGGGTCTCAGCAAAGCCGCCGGATCCTTCGAGATGATCCTCCTCGGGCGCTTCCTCTACGGCATCGGCATCG GTTTTTCTTTCAACATCCACCCGCAATACGTGGGCGAGATTTCTCCGAAGGAGCTGCGCGGTTTCGCCAATGCCACTGTGGCCGTCTTTCTGACCCTCGGGAAAGTGGCCGGTCAAGTCGCCGGACTCCG GGAGCTTCTCGGGGGAGAGTCGCTGTGGCCCTTCCTGCTGGCCCTGACCGGAGTGACCGCTCTGGCCCAGGCGGCTGCCCTGCCCTGCTGCCCAGACTCCCCGGCCTACCTCCTCATCCAGAAGGGGGACGAGGGGGCCTTCCTCAAGG CCGTCCGGTTCCTCTGGGGCCCAGGAGCTGACCTCCGGCCAGAGGCAGACGACCTTCGCCGCGAGCGCCACctgaggcctcctcctcctccttctccttcttcttcggGGGCCGAGGCGAAGAAGGCCCTGCGGGTGATGGAGGTCCTGAGGGACCGGTCACTGCGCTGGCAACTCTACGTCACTCTGGCCGTGATGACCACCCTCCAGCTCTGCGGCATCAATGCA atCTACTTCTACTCCTTCGAGGTCTTCCGCACGGCCGCCTTTGAGGAGGAGGTCATCCCCTACTTGGCGCTGGGGGTCGGGATCTGCGAGTGCCTCTCCTCCATTTTGTGT AGTTCCCTGATTGAGCGCTTCGGGCGGAAGAGGCTCCTGTGGGGCGGCTATGGCTCAATGGTGGTGGTCCTGGCCCTGCTGACCGCCACGCTCTCCCTTCAG CATCGCTTCTTCTGGATGCACTACTTCAGcgtcctcctcatcttcctctttgtcctcttctATGGGATCGGGCCCT CCGGGGCCACCATCGCCGTCATGGTGGAGATGTTCAGCCAGGCCTTCCGCCCCTCGGCCTTCATCCTCGTCGGGGTCATCAACTGGGCCGGACTCTTCATCCTTGGGATGGGGTTCCCGTTCCTCGTG GAGTCTCTGGGgcccttctgcttcctcctcttcatgGCCATCCTTTCTGCTTCAGGGGTCTTCATCTATTTCTTTCTCCCGGAAACGAAAGGCAAATCCATCCTGGAAATCACCGCCGAGTTCAACAAGTTGAATTACAGCCAGCGAGGAAAAAGCGGCTTCTTCCCGAAGGAAGACCCAGCGGCCGTCTGCACCCGGCTCTGA